Below is a window of Allomuricauda ruestringensis DSM 13258 DNA.
TCCTGTTTACAATGATTTTTATAATACCCAAGGTTTAGGTGGTATCTCCAACCTAGGCTTAACAGGTTTGATGAACAACGGAGATAATGGTCCAAATTGGTTGGACTGGATAGATAAAACTGATGCGGGCCCCAATCCAAATGATATACTGGACGGGAACACGGGTACTTTGGTACTGCAAATGAATGAAGGAACCGCATTCGGAACGACCAATACCCAGGAAAAAGGATATCAATATGGGATTCAGGTAAATCAAAGTAGTACAATTTTTTCGGTAGTGGGAAAAATGATCGATTTAAATTCTTCTTTGGGCATCTACGGAAATACCAGTGCTATCGGTGGTGAAATTGGCTTTTTTATTGGCGATGGTACCCAAAGCAATTATATTAAAATGGTACTCAAGAGCGATGGGATAACAATATTGCAGGAAGTCGATGATGTACCTGAAGCTCCTATCAACATCCCTATAGCTGTGGAGGACAGACCTAATGCTGATATCAACTTTTATTTTGTTATCGACCCTTCCAGTGGACAAGTAGATCTTGAGTTTGTGGTTGATGGGGGCAACAGGACTCTAGCGACCACTCTAACTGCCAAAGGAAATATCCTTAATGCATTACAAAATTCCAATATGGACTTGGCTGTTGGTTTAATCGGAACATCCAACACACCTGGGGTGGAACTGGAGGGCACATGGGATTTTCTCAATGTATATGAAGAGGGGGGAGGGTATTCCTTGAGAATTAATGCAGGCGGACCACAGCTCGTATATGACGGAAAATTATTTTCTGCAGATCAATTTTATAATAGCGGGTCGGAATATAGTAATTCGAGTGCTCAAGTAGACGAACTTTATCAGACCGAACGATTTGCCAGCCTTAATGCCTTTAATTACAACATATCGTTGGAAAATGGTGAATACACCGTAATTCTTCATTTTGCCGAAATATACTTTGGTGCTACAGGGGGAGATTCTAACGGAGGTATTGGAGATAGAATTTTCAATGTTGAAATAGAGAATGCGTTGGTTTTAGATCACTATGATATTGCGGCAGATGTAGGGTCGGAAATATCTGTTGCCAAACCTTTCGACATTACCGTTGCCGATGGTGAGTTGAATTTGGATTTTCTGGTGCCAGCGGCTGGAGGTGCCAACAAGCCCAAAATTTCCGCAATCGAAATTCTTGGGAGCGCCAGCGTAAACAATCCACCCGTGGCCGTGGCCAGTGCATCTCCCGAAACAGGAAACATTCCTTTGGAAGTTAATTTTATCGGGAGCAATTCCATCGATGATAAACAAGTGGTAGGCTATTTATGGAATTTCCAAGATGGAACACCGTTATCTTCCCAGGCAAATCCTACCCATACTTTTACGGAAGAGGGAATATATGCCGTTGAATTGACTGTTGAGGACGAAGAGGAACTTTTCGATACAACTATAGTGACCATTGAGGTTGTTGACCCACCGAACGAAGCTCCGATTGCAGTTGCAGATGCATCTCCCGTCAGTGGGAATGCTCCCTTGGAAGTTGCTTTTACGGGCAGCAATTCCTCTGATGATAATATTGTCGCTTATTCTTGGAATTTTAAAGATGGTTCCCCTATTTCCACAGCGACCAATCCAGTACATACTTTCATAATACCAAACACATATATTGTTGAGTTGACTGTAGAAGATGCAGAAGGGTTAACGGATACATCCACAGTAACCATAGAGGTGGCCCCACCGACCAATGATCCTCCTACAGCTATAGTTGCCGCTAATCCAGTTCAGGGAGAAGCCCCACTTCTAGTTATTTTTAATGGTAGCGGTTCCAATGATGATACTGGAATAATAGCATATCTCTGGGATTTTAAGGATGGGACAACTTCTACAGAGGTTAATCCTAAAAAAACATTTGAAGAACCTGGAACCTACCATGTAGTACTACAAGTAATCGATGAAGGAGGTTTAACAGACGTAGATGTGATTGCCATTACAGTAAGTATCCCCTCAAATAATCCACCAGTAGCAGTTGCCAATGCTTCGGGGAGTATTGGCACAGTTCCATTAAGTGTTTCTTTTACCGGAGAAAATTCAACCGATGATAAAGGCGTGGTGAGTTATTCTTGGAATTTTAATGATGGTAGTGAAATATCTCCTCTCCAAAATCCAAGTCACACCTTCGAAGTAGCTGGAACCTATGAGGTTGAATTGACAGTTTCTGATCAAGAAGGATTAACCGATACTACTTCTTTATTTATTCTTGTAACCCCGAAGCCCAATGAGCCTCCAGTGGCTGTAATTAAATCAATACCCAATCGGGGAGAGGTTCCCTTGGAAGTTAGTTTTGATGGGACCGGTTCAAACGATGATAAGGAAATAGTAAGGTATCTATGGGATTTTAAGGATGCAAATGTCCAATCAACAGAGGTCGTTACCTCACATACTTTTACCGAGGTTGGAAGCTATGATGTGACCCTTACCGTATTTGATGATGAAAACCTAAACAATACAAAATCCATTTCAATTGTTGTAGTGGAAGAAACTGCCTCAGATGAAATAACCGGAAGAATAATAGTCAACCCGGCAAAGGATATGGCTAGAATTCAAATCGTGGACCATAGCGACTCAAACCGCTCCGTGGTTCGGATTTATTTGCACGATTCAAGCGGTAAGATGTTAGGTTTATATGACCCTGCTGAAATATTTGCCCATGGTATATATGAGATCCCCATTTTAACCTTAAGCGAGGGGGGTGCCTATTTTATTGGTTTTGAAATGGACAACAACGAGAAACTGGTGTTAAAGTTGATTGTTAAGAAATAGAAAAATATCCAAACGATGAAGAAGGATAGTTTTAGTACACAATTTTGCTTGACGCGTGTTCTGCAAGTAAACAAAAAGTTTCAAATAGGGATATGTGTTTTGTTTGTGGCTTTTATAGGATGTACAGACGACCGATTGCCTGAAACCACTGGTTTTGATGTAGATTCTGATGGCGATGGCATTTGGGACGAAGAAGAAATCCAAAACGGTACCGATAAGAACAACCCTTGTGACCCCATTCAGGATTTTGATTATACCGTCTATGATGAGCTGAATTTGATTTGGTCCAATAGTGATTGCGATAATGATGGTATTAGTAATGCCGAGGAACTTGTAAGTGAAACAAATCCTTATATGGATGAGACCCTTGATTCTGACGGAGATGGTATACCGGATTTTGAAGAGTTGAAGAACGGGACAGATCGATATAGTGCATGTGATCCGTTTCAAAATGCCGAATATTCGGGATACTTGGCGGAAAATGCAATATGGTCCTCCTCGGATTGTGATCATGATGGGATTTCCAATGGTAAAGAATTAGCCAATAGTACCAATCCTTATTTAGATGAGATCGGAGGAATCGATACCGACGGAGATGGGATCAAGGACGAGAGGGAGGTATTGGATGGCACCAATTTAAACGATCCTTGTGACCCTATTCATAGTGATGGTTATACCGGGTACGACTCGGATAACGAAATATGGGTTAATAGCGACTGCGATGATGATGGGATAAACAACGGGGATGAATTGTCGCAGGCCACAGACCCTTATTTGGACAATAGGGTTTATGCGGTACCGGAATTTCTCTCTACTTTATCCGGATTACAGATTTTTCAAGGACCCCTTTCAAATTTGGAACCGGTTGAAACCTCTTACGAGTATAACTTAAGTACAACTGTTTTTACCGATTACTCTTATCAGCTCAGAACCATTTCCGTACCAAAATCGAAACAAATGGTATATAATGGTTCAGGATTACTTCAGTTTCCCGATAACACCGTCCTTTCCATGACATTCTTTTACCCAAATGATGAACGGAATCCATCGCTTGGAAAGAAAATAATAGAAACAAGAGTACTCATCAAAACCAATGGAATTTGGAGCGCAGGTAATTACATTTGGAACAATGCACAAACCGAAGCTTATCTTGATGAAGGAACACATACCGTTCCAGTGGCTTGGGTAGATAAACAGGGTAACAATAGAACCGTTAATTACAAGGTTCCCCCGACCAACCTGTGTATTCAATGCCATGGCAACAATAGTGTACTTCGCCCCATTGGAATTAAGACAAGGGCTTTGAATTTTGAACATAATGGCATAAATCAAATAGCGTATTTTGTGGGCGAAGGACTTCTTTATGGAGCCCCAGATATCTCTCAAATTGAAGTTTTACCGGATTGGACCGACACATCAATATTTTTAGAGGATAGGGCCAGGGCCTATCTGGATGTGAACTGTGCACATTGCCATCAACCTGGTGGTTCGTATACCGTTAATTATGGCGGAGAATTTGATTTTAGTTACGAGACTTCGTTTCAAAACAGTAAAATCAATGACGTGAAAACGGCCATCATTACGCGTATGAACACCCAAATACCTGGTTATTTTATGCCTCTATTGGGCACAACGGTGATTCATACAGAAGGTGTAGAACTTATAGAAGCCTATATAGATACCCTTGATTGATGATTAATGGGAAAGCCTTAACCGATAGAAATTCATGCATTAAAATAGATTGCCTAAAACGCCGATTTCGTTAACCTGAACTTACCAGCCTGCCGGACGCGCAGGATTCAGGTTCTCATAACAATTTGTTTATTAGAATAACGCATTACAATACTTTTTTTAGACTGCCCCTTTTTATTTGAAAAGTTTAGGGGATGATTGAGGAATTATGGATTAAACATCACAGGTTTTTTACATATTTGACCAGCATCCAAAAATCTTCATCGCTTTGTATTACTTTCTCAAAACTGGGCATATCCTTTCTCCCTTTCGATATTTTGTAATAAATACTGCCATCGGTTTGGTCTTTAAAGGAAGCAGCGGTAAAATCTGCCACAGGGGTATTCAATAGCTTTCCAGCAGACCCGTCTCCCTGTCCTTTTTTACCATGGCACATTTTGCAATATTTGGAGTAGACCATACGTCCAATGCTATCCTCATCCTCATAATCGGCAAAAGGGTTTTTCATATTTTGGTACTCTTCTGGAACTATCCACGTTTCTTGTTGCTCAAAACCAGTAGTTTTCATCGATAGTATGGCTAATCCTCCTATAAGAATTGGGATAACTAAAAAGGCTCTTTTTTTCATGGGGTTGTGTTTATTTTCTAAGATCTAAGAAGTTTTAAAAACAACTATCGGCTCAGAATGTATGGATTTTAAATCCATAGAGGTTTATTTATAGCCGATAGGCTCTGGTAATATTGAATCCAAAAAGAATGTCTCCATTAAAAAAATTATTTTGGTTGAACATAGTATCCTGTTGCGGCACAATTCCACTGTAATTGCCTATAAATATTTGAAATGCATGACCGGCGGTTGAGAACTCGACACCAATGGCAAGTCCTGGTTCAGGGTCGGTATTGAACTCTACACTATTCAAATGATGGGTAAACGGCAGGTTGGCATCAATTAAAATAGAAGTTTGCAGGCTTATTTTATACCTGCCACCAATTCCAACTGCAATTTTATCATTCCTGTTTTTTATATCCACCAAGTTATAATGCGAAACACTTGGGGCCAACTGAAGTGATAAGTTTGGACCAAACCGTTTAGTGATTATGAGCTGATTAAAAAATGAAAATCTATCTTGATCGCTGGTAAAATTTTCCTTGGGCCTGGCGTCAACAGTAAAATTTCCATAATAAGAAACACTTACGGGTATACTATTGGATCGGGTTTGTTTAAAAATGCCGGCTTTAAGACTAAAATCTTGCAGACGGTTAAATCTTGTTGTTCCAAAGCCAATGGTAAATCTATCGCTCACTGCAAATGTGGCACCCAGTCTAATGTTTGATGGGGCCCAAATACCGAACAAATCATTTCCCCCGGTATTGATAAGCCCAAAACGGTGCTTAATTTGAATCTCCAATGTTTTTTTGGGGAAAAGAACATTCGAGGGGTTGTTGATAATAAATGAGCTTTCAAATGCTGAACGTGCTGGTCTTTCGGCAAGGGAATCCCTTTTTGTGATTTGGGAGATGATCGATTGTGACATAAAAAGCACAAACAACGGGACCATACTATATTTTAAACTTATTGTTCCCATATTTAATTGTTTAATGCTCCTTGCTCTATCCAATTTTTAATTAATGTTATCTGGGAATCCGGCAGACTTCCAGTTGGTGGCATAACACTGGGGTTGCCAATAAGCCTTTGGTATAGTAAACTTCCGTCCAGGTCGTTGGCAATAATATAATTTTCGTTTATGAGGGTTGGATAAGAGTTTCCTTCACTCAAATCGGGATTTGGAACCAGGGCAGGATGGCAAACGGTACAGTTTGCATCAAATATAGGCTGGACATCTGCTGCAAATGAGACTTCTGTTTTAGAGAGCACTTCTTCCTCAGGGTGGTCGTAATAACAACTTTGAAAAGAAATGAATAGCAGAAGGACCGTTAACCTTTGAATGGGACTTCTATATTTTTTTATCATCAACTAATGTATGTATCTGGTTATGCACACAAAGCCATGGTAATGACTCGGGCAATTACGCTGCGACCTCATGAAAACCCAATAATATCCGAAGATTAAAGTTGATGTTATTTTAACTTTTATTTTATGATTTTTATCATTTTTTAAACCAAAGATGGTTCAGTCAGGTACTTCCAAAGAAGTGGGCGGAAGGAGGTTAACTTAGTAGAATGTTTTTATAGGCCTCCAATATAGGTTCTCGCCTAAAATCTTGAATACGTTGTAAAAGCTTGGGCTTACATGCCTTCAAAAATTCGGGATGTTGCAACACATAATCCAAGGCCTTTTGCATGCAGGCTACATTGTTTACCGGAGTTAGAATACCGTAGTCGGTAAACATTATATCATCGGTTTTGGCCTGTTTCAGCTCCATCATTTCGTCGGGACCCGATTTGCAATTGGTACTCACAATGGGCAAGCCACAACACATGGCTTCCATAAGCACGTTGGGGAATCCTTCGTTTAAAGAACCGAACAAAAAGAAATCGGCAGCCTTTAAATATTGGAACGGATTGCTTTCAAAGCCCATCAAAAACACTTGTTCTTCCAAGCCAAGGTGTTTGATCTTGGACTCCAGTTGCAATCTAAGTTCACCTTCGCCAAAAATGTAGAGGCGTAGGTTTTTGAAAGGGACTACGGCCTCCAACAAAAAACCGTGGTTTTTTTCAGGAACCAATCGGCCTATACTAACGGTGTTGACATAATTTGCATCGAAAAAACCTTCCAATTTTTCAATTTTGTTGATTTTGTCAATATCGATGGGGTTGTATATGGTTTGGGTCCGTTCTTTGGAAACACCAAAATTATCGACCAAATCCTGGGCACTGGCCTTGGCATTGCTTACTACCAAATCTGCTTTACGGTATAGGCGTTTCACCAAAAAATTATTGATCCGTGCTTGAAGGTCGTTCCCGCCGTATTGCATGCTCGGAAAGTTGCGCTCACTGATCATGAGCTTGTAGGGATGTCCAGTGAACCACCGCGCCATAATATTCACATAGCAGGGGCGTGTTAAAAGGCTGAAGGAATGGGTAATGTTTTCCCTTTTTAAAAAACGGGCATATTTATACGCCAACCAAGGCAGTTTCAATAATTTTAGAATACCGGATTCGTTTTTTTGTGATTTGGCCAAATAATGAATGGGAACTTCTTCGGGAACAGGGTAAGCCAGTTCTTCCTCGGTTAGTACCAAAACCACGGAGAGCCCTTTTTTTACCAAATAGGGGAGCAGGTAGGAAGTTACGCGTTCGGCACCGCCACCGGCCAAGGAGTTGATGAAGATTGCTATTTTTTTTGGAGATTTTTCCATTCAGAATTTTAGGGGTAGTACCGAACTATTTTACCTATTAGGTGAAAATTATTTTTTTATTTCTATAAACTTTAATTTTATTTCTTGGATAGCTTGAGTATTTCATCAAAATAGTCACCAAAAAGAGGCCCATTGGTGATTTGGTGACCATTGATACCTTGTCCAAAGGTATTGTATTCAATGATTTTTACTTCAGAATTTTCATTCACCATAATATCCCATGATACTATTTTAAAGTAGGGTAGTTTTGTGTGCAGACTTTTAACTGTTTCAATAATTTTATTGTACTCAGGAATTGTAAAACCTTCAAAAACAATCTCGGTTTCGCTTTGGATTGATTTTTTGCCATATTTATCTATCCCAAATCTTTTAAGGTCACCATTTTCGTTGATTCCACAGACGACTCCTCCCAAAGTAAAATTATCTGTAA
It encodes the following:
- a CDS encoding PKD domain-containing protein, whose amino-acid sequence is MNTGYPNIFKALAAASIFMLSVLCFNNLHAQIDFNKSDLNFNGNESVSGVTSLMYGPDGRLYVLEYYWGGSAAGTIKILTVQRNSASDYVVTDVETLTSVLNIVNHNDDGTVNNSVKQREATGLTVAGTAETPIIYVTSSDFRMGAGYSGGDINLDTNSGVITRLSWNGSSWDVVDLVRGLPRSEENHATNGLEFITINGTEYLIVAQGGHTNAGAPSNNFTFICEFALSGAVLAVDLDMLNDMPIKIDSNGRQYIYDLPTMDDPTRSNMNGITDPDAPGYNGIDINDPFGGNDGLNMAIVEVGGPVQIMSPGFRNPYDLVVTESKALYVSDNGANGDWGGLPINEGGGSVINDYDSSEPGSTTFVDGEKVDNDDHLQLVTINLDTYTFGSYYSGHPNPIRANPNGAGLFTAPEQFGTTGAVFRTQKYDPDGSTPGSTTNPNIALPANWPPVSTANSIEGDWRGPGTANPDGPDDNNITTWDVNTNGLDEYTASNFNGAMKGNLLAGDNHGVIKRVELNPDGSLLQLTEPFLTGIGGDALGITCNSDTDYFPGTIWAGTLNGNIVVFEPQDYGTTCITMGSPEFDASADYDNDGYTNQDEIDNGTDYCDVLSKPQDFDASVGGNLVSDLNDDDDDADGISDANDPFQLGNPNSSGSDAFVFPVYNDFYNTQGLGGISNLGLTGLMNNGDNGPNWLDWIDKTDAGPNPNDILDGNTGTLVLQMNEGTAFGTTNTQEKGYQYGIQVNQSSTIFSVVGKMIDLNSSLGIYGNTSAIGGEIGFFIGDGTQSNYIKMVLKSDGITILQEVDDVPEAPINIPIAVEDRPNADINFYFVIDPSSGQVDLEFVVDGGNRTLATTLTAKGNILNALQNSNMDLAVGLIGTSNTPGVELEGTWDFLNVYEEGGGYSLRINAGGPQLVYDGKLFSADQFYNSGSEYSNSSAQVDELYQTERFASLNAFNYNISLENGEYTVILHFAEIYFGATGGDSNGGIGDRIFNVEIENALVLDHYDIAADVGSEISVAKPFDITVADGELNLDFLVPAAGGANKPKISAIEILGSASVNNPPVAVASASPETGNIPLEVNFIGSNSIDDKQVVGYLWNFQDGTPLSSQANPTHTFTEEGIYAVELTVEDEEELFDTTIVTIEVVDPPNEAPIAVADASPVSGNAPLEVAFTGSNSSDDNIVAYSWNFKDGSPISTATNPVHTFIIPNTYIVELTVEDAEGLTDTSTVTIEVAPPTNDPPTAIVAANPVQGEAPLLVIFNGSGSNDDTGIIAYLWDFKDGTTSTEVNPKKTFEEPGTYHVVLQVIDEGGLTDVDVIAITVSIPSNNPPVAVANASGSIGTVPLSVSFTGENSTDDKGVVSYSWNFNDGSEISPLQNPSHTFEVAGTYEVELTVSDQEGLTDTTSLFILVTPKPNEPPVAVIKSIPNRGEVPLEVSFDGTGSNDDKEIVRYLWDFKDANVQSTEVVTSHTFTEVGSYDVTLTVFDDENLNNTKSISIVVVEETASDEITGRIIVNPAKDMARIQIVDHSDSNRSVVRIYLHDSSGKMLGLYDPAEIFAHGIYEIPILTLSEGGAYFIGFEMDNNEKLVLKLIVKK
- a CDS encoding c-type cytochrome, translating into MKKRAFLVIPILIGGLAILSMKTTGFEQQETWIVPEEYQNMKNPFADYEDEDSIGRMVYSKYCKMCHGKKGQGDGSAGKLLNTPVADFTAASFKDQTDGSIYYKISKGRKDMPSFEKVIQSDEDFWMLVKYVKNL
- a CDS encoding DUF5777 family beta-barrel protein; translated protein: MGTISLKYSMVPLFVLFMSQSIISQITKRDSLAERPARSAFESSFIINNPSNVLFPKKTLEIQIKHRFGLINTGGNDLFGIWAPSNIRLGATFAVSDRFTIGFGTTRFNRLQDFSLKAGIFKQTRSNSIPVSVSYYGNFTVDARPKENFTSDQDRFSFFNQLIITKRFGPNLSLQLAPSVSHYNLVDIKNRNDKIAVGIGGRYKISLQTSILIDANLPFTHHLNSVEFNTDPEPGLAIGVEFSTAGHAFQIFIGNYSGIVPQQDTMFNQNNFFNGDILFGFNITRAYRL
- a CDS encoding c-type cytochrome — its product is MIKKYRSPIQRLTVLLLFISFQSCYYDHPEEEVLSKTEVSFAADVQPIFDANCTVCHPALVPNPDLSEGNSYPTLINENYIIANDLDGSLLYQRLIGNPSVMPPTGSLPDSQITLIKNWIEQGALNN
- a CDS encoding glycosyltransferase; translated protein: MEKSPKKIAIFINSLAGGGAERVTSYLLPYLVKKGLSVVLVLTEEELAYPVPEEVPIHYLAKSQKNESGILKLLKLPWLAYKYARFLKRENITHSFSLLTRPCYVNIMARWFTGHPYKLMISERNFPSMQYGGNDLQARINNFLVKRLYRKADLVVSNAKASAQDLVDNFGVSKERTQTIYNPIDIDKINKIEKLEGFFDANYVNTVSIGRLVPEKNHGFLLEAVVPFKNLRLYIFGEGELRLQLESKIKHLGLEEQVFLMGFESNPFQYLKAADFFLFGSLNEGFPNVLMEAMCCGLPIVSTNCKSGPDEMMELKQAKTDDIMFTDYGILTPVNNVACMQKALDYVLQHPEFLKACKPKLLQRIQDFRREPILEAYKNILLS